In Janibacter alkaliphilus, the following proteins share a genomic window:
- the proC gene encoding pyrroline-5-carboxylate reductase, which produces MTTAIYGVGSMGGAILDGLVARGHEVLAVVRRAEQAAELDARPHVRAVEAAEAAAEADVHVVTVKPYGVADLLASLSPHLRPGSVVVSAALGITLDDLRAGLPEQVAAVRAMPSTPARVGEGMTVLSPDDRVTDERLATVRDLLAATGRTMVLPEAQQPAATALSGSAPAYLFLVVEAMVDAGVAEGLPRATARELAVQAVVGAGALLRETGAEPGELRAQVTSPGGSTAAALAALERHGLRHTMAEAVRACTDRASGGTGRP; this is translated from the coding sequence ATGACGACGGCGATCTACGGGGTCGGCTCGATGGGCGGAGCCATCCTCGACGGGCTGGTGGCGCGCGGCCACGAGGTGCTGGCGGTGGTGCGCCGCGCCGAGCAGGCGGCAGAGCTGGACGCCCGCCCGCACGTCCGCGCGGTCGAGGCGGCCGAAGCGGCGGCCGAGGCCGACGTGCACGTGGTCACCGTCAAGCCCTACGGGGTCGCCGATCTGCTGGCCAGCCTGTCCCCGCACCTTCGTCCTGGCTCGGTCGTCGTCAGCGCCGCCCTCGGCATCACCCTGGACGACCTGCGCGCCGGGCTGCCGGAGCAGGTCGCCGCCGTGCGGGCGATGCCCAGCACCCCGGCCCGGGTGGGCGAAGGGATGACCGTGCTCAGCCCCGACGACCGGGTCACCGACGAGCGGCTGGCCACCGTGCGGGACCTGCTCGCGGCCACCGGTCGGACGATGGTGCTGCCCGAGGCGCAGCAGCCGGCCGCCACGGCGCTCTCCGGCTCCGCCCCCGCCTACCTCTTCCTCGTCGTCGAGGCGATGGTCGACGCCGGGGTGGCCGAAGGGCTGCCCCGGGCCACCGCCCGCGAGCTGGCGGTCCAGGCCGTCGTCGGGGCCGGCGCGCTGCTGCGCGAGACCGGCGCCGAGCCCGGCGAGCTGCGCGCCCAGGTGACCTCGCCCGGCGGGTCGACGGCCGCCGCGCTGGCCGCACTGGAGCGGCACGGGCTGCGGCACACCATGGCCGAGGCGGTGCGCGCCTGCACCGACCGGGCCAGCGGCGGGACCGGCCGACCGTGA
- a CDS encoding GNAT family N-acetyltransferase yields MSDISVRALGEDEWQTYRSVRLEALQESPDAFVADHTDEADEGEDFWRARMARSARLIAEVADEDRPVGVVSIGDTADEDAEDAGQLFGLWVAPQWRGRSVAASLVRRGSEVALERGVRHLYYWVGTENARGVAFASSFGFRPTDDRRPMRTKKDDPEAEQEIAMVLALGEDRR; encoded by the coding sequence ATGAGCGACATCAGCGTGCGAGCACTGGGTGAGGACGAGTGGCAGACCTACCGGTCCGTGCGCCTGGAAGCCCTCCAGGAGTCGCCCGACGCCTTCGTCGCCGACCACACCGATGAGGCCGACGAGGGCGAGGACTTCTGGCGCGCCCGGATGGCCCGCAGCGCCCGGCTGATCGCCGAGGTGGCCGACGAGGACCGCCCGGTCGGCGTGGTGAGCATCGGTGATACCGCCGACGAGGACGCCGAGGACGCGGGCCAGCTCTTCGGGCTCTGGGTGGCTCCGCAGTGGCGCGGCCGCTCCGTCGCCGCCAGCCTCGTCCGCCGCGGCTCGGAGGTCGCGCTGGAACGAGGCGTGCGCCACCTCTACTACTGGGTGGGCACCGAGAACGCCCGCGGCGTCGCCTTCGCCAGCAGCTTCGGCTTCCGGCCCACCGACGACCGGCGGCCGATGCGCACGAAGAAGGACGACCCGGAGGCCGAGCAGGAGATCGCGATGGTCCTGGCGCTCGGTGAGGACCGCCGCTGA
- a CDS encoding GNAT family N-acetyltransferase — MSRTVRRVVADDWALLRATRLAMLMDSPAAYGSSFLREIGFDEDIWRGRTATPAFLALDDGLPLGVATLRRLPGHDPEIVGMWVAGHARGSGVADELVTACLEEAARAGASRVTLHVMDDNPAAQRLYQRHGFVVTGDRGDVPGCGQMARDVTR, encoded by the coding sequence GTGAGCCGCACGGTCCGCCGGGTCGTCGCGGACGACTGGGCGCTGCTGCGGGCGACCCGTCTGGCCATGCTCATGGACAGCCCGGCGGCCTACGGATCGTCCTTCCTGCGCGAGATCGGCTTCGACGAGGACATCTGGCGCGGGCGCACCGCCACCCCGGCCTTCCTCGCCCTCGACGACGGGCTGCCCCTGGGCGTGGCCACGCTGCGCCGGCTGCCGGGGCACGACCCCGAGATCGTCGGCATGTGGGTCGCCGGCCACGCCCGCGGCAGCGGGGTGGCCGACGAGCTGGTCACCGCCTGCCTCGAGGAGGCCGCCCGCGCCGGCGCGTCCCGGGTGACGCTGCACGTCATGGACGACAACCCGGCCGCGCAGCGGCTCTACCAGCGGCACGGCTTCGTCGTCACCGGGGATCGCGGTGACGTGCCCGGGTGCGGCCAGATGGCCCGCGACGTGACCAGGTGA
- a CDS encoding acetoin utilization protein AcuC has protein sequence MATQACAIWGDDLVHYDFGLGHPMAPLRIALTARLCRDLGVFDHVEVVEPGEADDELLATVHDRDYIASVRSVSEQPHLADGSNGCGTEDVPAFAGMHEASARLVAGTVEAARRVWQGEAEHAVNFTGGMHHAMRDRASGFCVYNDIAAGIRWLLDNGAERVAYVDVDVHHGDGVQEIFYDDPRVMTISVHESGRTLFPGTGWPADTGGPGAEGTAVNVALPPGVVDSYWLRAISSIASPLVHAFAPDVLVTQHGCDTHRDDPLAHMGLTVDAQRHAAVLLHRLAHEVCDGRWVATGGGGYDLVNVVPRAWTHLTAIASHQPVANRTELPAAWREHVQSTLERTPPETMGDLEPSELPIWVQPWSMGYNPHSEVDRAVMATREAVFPAWGLDVWFD, from the coding sequence ATGGCCACACAGGCGTGCGCGATCTGGGGGGACGATCTCGTCCACTACGACTTCGGGCTGGGACATCCGATGGCGCCCCTGCGGATCGCCCTGACCGCGCGGCTGTGCCGGGACCTCGGCGTCTTCGACCACGTCGAGGTTGTCGAGCCGGGCGAGGCCGACGACGAGCTGCTGGCCACGGTGCACGACCGCGACTACATCGCCTCCGTGCGGTCGGTCTCGGAGCAGCCCCACCTGGCCGACGGGAGCAACGGCTGCGGGACCGAGGACGTCCCCGCCTTCGCCGGGATGCACGAGGCCAGCGCGCGGCTGGTCGCCGGCACCGTCGAGGCCGCCCGGCGGGTCTGGCAGGGCGAGGCCGAGCACGCGGTGAACTTCACCGGCGGGATGCACCACGCGATGCGCGACCGGGCCAGCGGCTTCTGCGTCTACAACGACATCGCGGCCGGCATCCGGTGGCTGCTGGACAACGGCGCCGAACGGGTGGCCTACGTCGACGTCGACGTCCACCACGGCGACGGCGTCCAGGAGATCTTCTACGACGACCCGCGGGTGATGACGATCTCGGTGCACGAGAGCGGCCGCACCCTCTTCCCCGGGACCGGCTGGCCGGCCGACACCGGCGGGCCGGGTGCCGAGGGGACCGCGGTCAACGTGGCGCTGCCGCCAGGGGTCGTCGACAGCTACTGGCTGCGGGCGATCTCCTCGATCGCCTCGCCGCTGGTGCACGCCTTCGCCCCGGACGTGCTGGTCACCCAGCACGGCTGCGACACCCACCGCGACGACCCGCTGGCGCACATGGGGCTGACCGTCGACGCCCAGCGGCACGCGGCGGTGCTGCTGCACCGCCTGGCCCACGAGGTGTGCGACGGGCGCTGGGTCGCCACCGGCGGCGGCGGCTACGACCTGGTCAACGTCGTGCCCCGGGCCTGGACCCACCTGACCGCGATCGCCTCGCACCAGCCGGTCGCCAACCGCACCGAGCTGCCCGCCGCCTGGCGCGAGCACGTGCAGAGCACGCTGGAGCGCACCCCGCCGGAGACGATGGGCGACCTCGAGCCGTCGGAGCTGCCCATCTGGGTGCAGCCGTGGTCGATGGGCTACAACCCGCACAGCGAGGTGGACCGGGCCGTCATGGCTACCCGTGAGGCGGTCTTCCCCGCCTGGGGCCTGGACGTCTGGTTCGAC
- a CDS encoding potassium channel family protein: protein MRLHNEDVLVIGLGRFGGAVATELHRLGNRVTAVELDPELAESYLGRVGRIVQGDATTVQFMEEIRPSAFSGCVLAIGSSVEASVLAAVNLIDADAKKVWAKAVSPEHARILNRIGVHHILSPEIESGKRLAHLVGGKLMDYIEFDDDFAIVKMAPPKEAIGFTLDQSQIRSKYGVTIVGVKSPGQDFTYARPETKVHAGDLIIVSGPTSLIERMAARP, encoded by the coding sequence ATGCGCCTGCACAACGAGGACGTCCTCGTGATCGGGCTGGGCCGCTTCGGCGGCGCCGTCGCGACCGAGCTGCACCGGCTCGGCAACCGGGTCACCGCGGTCGAGCTCGACCCCGAGCTGGCCGAGTCCTACCTGGGCCGGGTCGGTCGGATCGTCCAGGGCGACGCGACCACCGTGCAGTTCATGGAGGAGATCCGGCCCAGCGCCTTCTCTGGGTGCGTGCTGGCTATCGGCTCCTCGGTGGAGGCCTCGGTGCTGGCCGCGGTGAACCTCATCGACGCCGACGCCAAGAAGGTGTGGGCCAAGGCGGTCAGCCCCGAGCACGCCCGCATCCTCAACCGGATCGGGGTGCACCACATCCTCTCCCCCGAGATCGAGTCGGGGAAGCGGCTGGCCCACCTCGTCGGCGGCAAGCTCATGGACTACATCGAGTTCGACGACGACTTCGCCATCGTCAAGATGGCCCCGCCGAAGGAGGCGATCGGCTTCACCCTCGACCAGTCGCAGATCCGCAGCAAGTACGGGGTGACCATCGTCGGGGTGAAGTCACCGGGTCAGGACTTCACCTACGCCCGCCCCGAGACCAAGGTGCACGCCGGCGACCTCATCATCGTCAGCGGCCCGACCTCGCTCATCGAGCGGATGGCCGCCCGCCCCTGA